The Streptomyces cynarae genome contains a region encoding:
- the serA gene encoding phosphoglycerate dehydrogenase, translating into MSSKPVVLIAEELSPATVDALGPDFEIRHCNGADRAELLPAIADVDAILIRSATKVDAEAIAAAKKLKVVARAGVGLDNVDVSAATKAGVMVVNAPTSNIVTAAELACGLIISTARNIPQANAALKNGEWKRSKYTGVELAEKTLGVVGLGRIGALVAQRMSAFGMKVVAYDPYVQPARAAQMGVKVLTLDELLEVSDFITVHLPKTPETLGLIGSEALHKVKPSVRVINAARGGIVDEEALYSALKEGRVAGAGLDVYAKEPCTDSPLFELDQVVCTPHLGASTDEAQEKAGIAVAKSVRLALAGELVPDAVNVQGGVIAEDVKPGLPLAEKLGRIFTALAGEVAVRLDVEVYGEITQHDVKVLELSALKGVFEDVVDETVSYVNAPLFAQERGVEVRLTTSSEATDHRNVVTVRGTLADGEEVSVSGTLAGPKHHQKIVAVGDYDVDLSLADHMIVLRYTDRPGVVGTVGRILGEAGINIAGMQVARDIAGGEALAVLTVDDTVPQNVLTEVAEEIGATSARSVNLV; encoded by the coding sequence GTGAGCTCGAAACCCGTCGTACTCATCGCTGAAGAGCTGTCGCCCGCGACCGTCGACGCCCTCGGACCCGACTTCGAGATCCGCCACTGCAACGGCGCCGACCGGGCGGAGCTGCTGCCCGCGATCGCCGACGTCGACGCCATCCTGATCCGCTCCGCGACGAAGGTCGACGCCGAGGCCATCGCCGCCGCGAAGAAGCTGAAGGTCGTCGCGCGAGCCGGCGTCGGCCTGGACAACGTGGACGTCTCCGCCGCCACCAAGGCCGGCGTGATGGTCGTCAACGCCCCCACCTCCAACATCGTGACCGCGGCCGAACTGGCCTGCGGTCTGATCATTTCCACCGCCCGCAACATCCCGCAGGCCAACGCGGCGCTGAAGAACGGCGAGTGGAAGCGCAGCAAGTACACCGGCGTCGAGCTCGCCGAGAAGACCCTCGGCGTCGTCGGCCTCGGCCGCATCGGCGCGCTGGTCGCGCAGCGCATGTCCGCGTTCGGCATGAAGGTCGTCGCCTACGACCCCTACGTCCAGCCTGCCCGGGCCGCGCAGATGGGCGTGAAGGTGCTGACCCTGGACGAGCTGCTCGAGGTCTCCGACTTCATCACCGTCCACCTGCCCAAGACCCCCGAGACGCTCGGCCTGATCGGCTCCGAGGCGCTGCACAAGGTCAAGCCGAGCGTGCGCGTCATCAACGCCGCGCGCGGCGGGATCGTCGACGAGGAGGCGCTGTACTCGGCGCTCAAGGAGGGCCGCGTCGCCGGTGCCGGCCTCGACGTGTACGCGAAGGAGCCGTGCACGGACTCCCCGCTGTTCGAGCTCGACCAGGTCGTCTGCACCCCGCACCTCGGCGCCTCCACCGACGAGGCGCAGGAGAAGGCGGGCATCGCGGTCGCCAAGTCGGTACGCCTGGCGCTCGCCGGCGAGCTGGTGCCGGACGCGGTGAACGTCCAGGGCGGTGTCATCGCCGAGGACGTCAAGCCGGGTCTGCCGCTCGCCGAGAAGCTCGGCCGCATCTTCACCGCGCTCGCGGGCGAGGTCGCGGTCCGGCTCGACGTCGAGGTGTACGGCGAGATCACCCAGCACGACGTCAAGGTGCTCGAACTGTCCGCGCTCAAGGGCGTGTTCGAGGACGTCGTGGACGAGACGGTGTCGTACGTGAACGCCCCGCTGTTCGCTCAGGAGCGCGGTGTCGAGGTGCGCCTGACCACCAGCTCCGAGGCCACCGACCACCGCAACGTGGTCACCGTCCGCGGCACGCTCGCCGACGGCGAGGAGGTCTCGGTGTCCGGCACGCTGGCCGGCCCGAAGCACCACCAGAAGATCGTGGCGGTGGGCGACTACGACGTGGACCTGTCGCTCGCCGACCACATGATCGTGCTTCGCTACACGGACCGTCCCGGCGTGGTCGGCACCGTCGGCCGCATCCTCGGCGAGGCCGGCATCAACATCGCGGGCATGCAGGTGGCCCGCGACATCGCCGGCGGCGAGGCCCTCGCGGTCCTCACGGTCGACGACACGGTGCCGCAGAACGTGCTGACGGAGGTCGCGGAGGAGATCGGTGCGACGTCCGCCCGCTCGGTGAACCTGGTCTGA
- a CDS encoding MFS transporter — MTNPTSTTPAAPPAGTRAGRREWTALGVLMLPLLLVSMDVSVLYFAIPAISADLEPSSTQQLWIFDIYAFVLAGLLMTMGSLGDRIGRRRLLLLGAAAFGGASLLAAYANSAETLIAARAVLGIGGATLMPSTMALIRTMFTDPGQRAKAIGLWSGIMTAGIALGSVMSGVLVQYFWWGSVFLVNLPAMVLLLVLGPFLLPESKNPEPGRFDLLSVPLSMAAVLPVVYGLKEIPAEGWRVQYVLAVTVGLLFAALFVYRQRTTASPMISPALFRGRGFAPAVVLNLISAFGMMGSAFFTTQYLQSVLGKSAMEAALWALLPSVPIGMAAPIATQLVQKGVNRAYVVTAGFTIAAVGYGMLVLAGTDSLWLVLAACGVLASGIVIAISQMTDLAMSAAPVERAGSASSLLETGAEFGGALGMAVLGSIGTAVYRHEIPASAPSPAHETLGGALAVAHGMPGRAGAELLAAAREAFTAGMHGAAIAGAVVLVGAAVLAATSLHRIHVRDTEE, encoded by the coding sequence ATGACGAACCCGACGAGCACGACCCCGGCCGCGCCGCCCGCCGGAACCCGCGCCGGCCGCCGTGAATGGACCGCCCTGGGCGTCCTGATGCTTCCGCTGCTGCTGGTCTCGATGGACGTCTCGGTCCTCTACTTCGCGATCCCCGCGATCAGCGCGGACCTGGAGCCGAGCAGCACCCAGCAGCTGTGGATCTTCGACATCTACGCCTTCGTCCTCGCCGGACTGCTGATGACGATGGGCTCGCTCGGCGACCGCATCGGCCGCCGCAGGCTGCTGCTGCTCGGGGCCGCCGCCTTCGGGGGCGCCTCACTGCTGGCGGCCTACGCGAACAGCGCCGAGACCCTGATCGCGGCCCGCGCCGTCCTCGGTATCGGCGGCGCGACCCTCATGCCGTCGACGATGGCGCTGATCCGCACGATGTTCACCGACCCCGGTCAGCGCGCGAAGGCGATCGGCCTGTGGTCGGGCATCATGACGGCCGGCATCGCACTCGGCTCGGTGATGAGCGGCGTCCTCGTCCAGTACTTCTGGTGGGGCTCGGTCTTCCTGGTCAACCTGCCGGCGATGGTTCTGCTGCTGGTCCTCGGTCCGTTCCTGCTCCCGGAGTCGAAGAACCCCGAGCCCGGCCGCTTCGACCTGCTCAGCGTGCCGCTGTCGATGGCGGCGGTCCTCCCGGTGGTCTACGGCCTGAAGGAGATCCCGGCCGAGGGCTGGCGCGTCCAGTACGTGCTGGCCGTGACGGTGGGCCTGCTGTTCGCGGCGCTGTTCGTGTACCGCCAGCGCACCACGGCCTCCCCGATGATCTCCCCCGCCCTGTTCCGCGGCCGGGGCTTCGCGCCCGCCGTGGTCCTCAATCTGATCTCGGCCTTCGGGATGATGGGCTCGGCCTTCTTCACCACGCAGTATCTGCAGTCGGTGCTCGGCAAGAGCGCGATGGAGGCCGCGCTGTGGGCGCTGCTCCCCTCCGTGCCGATCGGCATGGCGGCGCCGATCGCCACCCAGCTGGTGCAGAAGGGCGTCAACCGCGCCTACGTCGTCACGGCCGGGTTCACGATCGCCGCGGTCGGCTACGGAATGCTCGTCCTCGCCGGTACCGACTCCCTCTGGCTGGTGCTCGCGGCCTGCGGTGTCCTCGCCTCCGGGATCGTCATCGCCATCTCCCAGATGACGGACCTGGCGATGAGCGCGGCCCCCGTCGAGCGGGCGGGCTCCGCGTCCTCCCTGCTGGAGACGGGTGCGGAGTTCGGTGGCGCCCTCGGGATGGCGGTCCTCGGCTCGATCGGTACGGCGGTCTACCGCCACGAGATCCCGGCCTCGGCCCCTTCTCCGGCCCACGAGACGCTGGGCGGCGCGCTCGCGGTGGCCCACGGGATGCCGGGCCGGGCGGGAGCGGAGCTGCTGGCCGCGGCGCGGGAGGCGTTCACCGCCGGGATGCACGGGGCCGCGATCGCCGGGGCGGTGGTCCTGGTGGGGGCGGCGGTACTGGCGGCGACGAGCCTGCACCGGATCCACGTACGCGACACCGAGGAGTGA
- a CDS encoding TetR/AcrR family transcriptional regulator, with protein sequence MGHREDLLEGARRCLLQKGFLRTTARDIVKESGTNLASIGYHYGSKDALLVEAYVSLIEETGHRFDPGGEAQQAMSEPPGSLERFQKVWANIIRALPESRAIFLLSFELILQGDRLPEVRRLMIEAEGQGRSGLVPLFSDIPEADLDEETVETEGRFYQTLLQGLMVQWLFNPETATDADQLTEGLRRVIAGTAKS encoded by the coding sequence ATGGGACATCGTGAGGATCTGCTCGAGGGCGCGAGGCGCTGCCTGCTTCAGAAGGGCTTCCTGCGCACGACGGCGCGCGACATCGTCAAGGAGTCGGGGACCAACCTGGCGTCGATCGGCTACCACTACGGGTCGAAGGACGCGCTGTTGGTGGAGGCCTATGTCTCGCTGATCGAGGAGACAGGGCACCGGTTCGACCCCGGTGGAGAGGCGCAGCAGGCGATGTCCGAGCCCCCCGGGTCGCTGGAGCGCTTCCAGAAGGTCTGGGCGAACATCATCCGTGCGCTGCCCGAGTCACGAGCCATCTTCCTGCTGAGCTTCGAGCTGATCCTCCAGGGCGACCGGCTTCCCGAGGTGCGCAGGCTGATGATCGAGGCGGAGGGGCAGGGCCGCTCCGGGCTTGTGCCGCTGTTCAGCGACATCCCGGAAGCCGATCTCGACGAGGAGACCGTCGAAACCGAGGGCCGCTTCTACCAGACCCTCCTCCAAGGCCTCATGGTGCAGTGGCTCTTCAACCCGGAGACGGCGACCGACGCCGACCAGCTCACCGAGGGGCTGCGCCGCGTCATCGCGGGGACCGCGAAGAGCTGA
- a CDS encoding alcohol dehydrogenase gives MSTYRVAQAAAAGGPFEVVEREVPQPGPGHVRVAVDACGICHSDAFFVNAGLPGVTFPVVPGHEIAGRIEELGEGVRERGWQMGDRVAVGWFGGSCGHCTPCRQGDFVVCQNLKVPGWAYDGGFAEAVIAPADALARIPDALAATDAGPMACAGVTTFHGLRRSSARPGDLVAVLGIGGLGHLGVQYAAAMGFETVAIARGAEKADLAKQLGAHHYVDSTADTSVADALQSLGGAKVVLATAGDAEAITATVDGLSHRGELVVIGASVDPMGISPVQLIMSGRVVRGHPSGTAQDVQDTMAFSALHGIRPMVETVPLDQAGEAYQKMLSGTARFRMVLTTR, from the coding sequence ATGAGTACGTATCGAGTCGCGCAGGCGGCCGCCGCCGGCGGTCCGTTCGAGGTCGTCGAGCGTGAGGTGCCACAGCCTGGCCCCGGCCACGTACGGGTCGCCGTGGACGCGTGCGGGATCTGCCACAGCGACGCCTTCTTCGTGAACGCCGGACTGCCGGGCGTCACGTTCCCGGTGGTGCCCGGGCATGAGATCGCCGGGCGCATCGAGGAGCTCGGCGAGGGAGTGCGGGAGCGGGGCTGGCAGATGGGCGACCGGGTGGCTGTGGGCTGGTTCGGGGGCAGTTGCGGCCACTGCACGCCCTGCCGGCAGGGCGACTTCGTCGTGTGCCAGAACCTGAAGGTGCCCGGATGGGCGTACGACGGGGGCTTCGCCGAGGCGGTGATCGCGCCGGCCGACGCACTGGCCCGCATCCCCGACGCGCTGGCGGCGACCGACGCCGGGCCCATGGCCTGCGCGGGGGTGACCACCTTCCACGGGCTGCGGCGCAGCTCCGCCCGGCCGGGGGACCTGGTCGCCGTGCTCGGCATCGGCGGGCTCGGCCATCTGGGGGTGCAGTACGCGGCCGCCATGGGCTTCGAGACGGTGGCGATCGCCCGCGGGGCCGAGAAGGCCGACCTCGCCAAGCAACTCGGCGCTCATCACTACGTCGACAGCACGGCGGACACCTCCGTGGCCGACGCGTTGCAGTCCCTCGGCGGCGCCAAGGTCGTCCTGGCCACCGCCGGCGACGCCGAGGCCATCACGGCGACCGTGGACGGGCTGTCGCACCGCGGCGAACTGGTCGTCATCGGCGCGTCTGTCGATCCCATGGGGATCAGCCCGGTCCAGCTGATCATGAGCGGCAGGGTCGTCCGCGGGCACCCGTCCGGCACCGCGCAGGACGTGCAGGACACCATGGCGTTCAGCGCCCTGCACGGGATCCGCCCGATGGTCGAGACCGTGCCCCTGGACCAGGCGGGTGAGGCGTACCAGAAGATGCTCTCCGGCACCGCCCGCTTCCGGATGGTGCTGACCACCCGGTGA
- a CDS encoding PucR family transcriptional regulator — MRENARVADVFKAGRGDYQELVDEISALLGAPATLENRDFELIAFAAYDSEGDFDEASLDPVRTRSILTRRSTAAVRKWFEGFGIARATGPVRIPPTPEAGVYRGRICLPVRHRGVVLGYVWLLADEPGPSEAQLSAAMEIAARIGDLLAEEAQAGAEVTRELRAVLTAERGWPQDMAVAELRTALGARGEGLHTVVCVAPWPSADPDDAPSARTIPAATALCTVPWGATGQSLALLVRLRSADVLTPALTAATRLLREAGHQGAGSAAGATGPDRGSAAGVAGARHGLAELGAAWQEASSAARAALAEPRFGPVAQWSAIGPYRLLTSLPPQAAHDPAVSALLAPAHRELARTAEVFLDCAGQAGRTAAELGVHRQTLYYRLSRVEQLTGLDLDDGEDRLLLHMALKGARL; from the coding sequence ATGCGGGAGAATGCACGTGTGGCGGACGTTTTCAAGGCTGGGCGCGGCGATTACCAGGAGCTCGTCGACGAGATCTCCGCGCTGCTCGGCGCCCCGGCGACCCTGGAGAACCGGGACTTCGAGCTGATCGCCTTCGCCGCGTACGACAGCGAGGGCGACTTCGACGAGGCGTCCCTCGACCCCGTGCGCACCCGCTCGATCCTCACGCGGCGCTCCACGGCGGCGGTGCGGAAGTGGTTCGAGGGCTTCGGCATCGCGCGCGCCACCGGGCCGGTGCGGATTCCGCCCACTCCGGAGGCCGGCGTGTACCGGGGAAGGATCTGTCTGCCGGTACGCCATCGGGGTGTCGTCCTCGGCTATGTGTGGCTGCTGGCCGACGAGCCGGGCCCGTCCGAGGCACAGCTGTCGGCCGCGATGGAGATCGCGGCGCGGATCGGCGACCTGCTCGCGGAGGAGGCGCAGGCGGGCGCGGAGGTGACGCGTGAGCTGCGCGCGGTGCTGACCGCGGAGCGCGGCTGGCCGCAGGACATGGCGGTGGCCGAGTTGCGGACGGCGCTGGGCGCGCGCGGCGAGGGCCTGCACACGGTGGTCTGTGTCGCGCCCTGGCCCTCGGCCGACCCGGACGACGCGCCGTCGGCCCGGACGATCCCGGCGGCGACCGCGCTGTGCACGGTGCCGTGGGGTGCCACCGGCCAGAGCCTGGCGCTGCTGGTGCGGCTGCGCTCGGCGGACGTGCTGACCCCTGCGCTGACGGCGGCCACCCGGCTGCTGCGGGAGGCGGGACACCAAGGCGCGGGCTCCGCCGCGGGGGCGACCGGGCCGGACCGGGGCTCCGCGGCCGGGGTGGCCGGCGCCCGGCACGGCCTCGCCGAGCTGGGCGCGGCCTGGCAGGAGGCATCGTCGGCGGCCCGCGCGGCCTTGGCGGAACCCCGGTTCGGCCCGGTCGCCCAGTGGTCGGCCATCGGCCCGTACCGCCTGCTGACGTCGCTGCCGCCGCAGGCGGCCCACGACCCGGCCGTCAGCGCCCTGCTGGCCCCCGCCCACCGCGAACTGGCCCGCACCGCCGAGGTGTTCCTGGACTGCGCGGGCCAGGCGGGCCGCACGGCCGCCGAACTGGGCGTCCACCGCCAGACCCTGTACTACCGCCTCTCCCGCGTCGAACAGCTCACGGGCCTGGACCTGGACGACGGCGAGGACCGTCTGCTGCTGCACATGGCGCTGAAGGGGGCGCGACTGTAG
- a CDS encoding proline dehydrogenase family protein — MLGPVILAASRSDRMRRLISAAPVTKQVVDRFIPGETVEDVVPIIQDLTGKGLELTMDVVGEDITTPEQAAAARDAYLELIDRLEPLELGTRAEMSVKLSMFGQALEDGHELALKNVRPVVEAAAAIGTTVTLDAEDHTTLDSMFAIHEELRKDFPQTGCVIQAYLFRTEADARRLAESGSRVRIVKGAYKEPASVAYQNKHETDKAYVRILRTLMEGEGYPMIGSHDPRLISVAQELAHRAGRKMDEYEFQMLYGIRSEEHLRLAAEGHRMRVYTAYGTDWYGYFMRRLAEKPANLRFFVRSMATKG, encoded by the coding sequence GTGCTGGGTCCCGTGATTCTCGCCGCGTCGCGCAGCGACCGGATGCGACGCCTGATCTCGGCGGCCCCGGTGACCAAGCAGGTCGTCGACCGCTTCATCCCGGGCGAGACGGTCGAGGACGTCGTGCCGATCATCCAGGACCTCACCGGCAAGGGGCTGGAGCTGACGATGGACGTCGTCGGCGAGGACATCACGACCCCCGAGCAGGCCGCGGCCGCGCGCGACGCCTACCTTGAGCTGATCGACCGGCTGGAGCCCCTGGAACTGGGCACCCGCGCCGAGATGTCGGTGAAGCTGTCGATGTTCGGCCAGGCGCTGGAGGACGGCCACGAGCTGGCCCTCAAGAACGTCCGTCCGGTCGTCGAGGCGGCCGCCGCGATCGGCACGACGGTCACGCTGGACGCGGAGGACCACACCACCCTCGATTCGATGTTCGCCATCCACGAGGAGCTGCGGAAGGACTTCCCGCAGACGGGCTGCGTCATCCAGGCCTACCTCTTCCGCACCGAGGCCGACGCCCGCCGCCTCGCCGAGAGCGGCAGCCGCGTGCGTATCGTGAAGGGGGCGTACAAGGAGCCCGCGTCGGTGGCGTACCAGAACAAGCACGAGACCGACAAGGCGTACGTCCGCATCCTGAGGACCCTCATGGAGGGCGAGGGATACCCGATGATCGGCTCCCACGACCCGCGCCTGATCTCCGTCGCCCAGGAACTCGCCCACCGCGCCGGGCGCAAGATGGACGAGTACGAGTTCCAGATGCTGTACGGCATCCGCAGCGAGGAGCACCTGCGCCTGGCCGCCGAGGGCCACCGCATGCGCGTCTACACGGCGTACGGCACCGACTGGTACGGCTACTTCATGCGCCGCCTGGCGGAGAAGCCGGCGAACCTGCGCTTCTTCGTCCGCTCGATGGCCACCAAGGGTTGA
- the pruA gene encoding L-glutamate gamma-semialdehyde dehydrogenase, which produces MDAVTQVPTPVNEPVHGYAPGSPERARLEAKLKELAENPIDLPCTIGGVQRMGGGEELQVVQPHNHKSVLGTYRNATRQDAQDAIDAALAAAPAWRAMSFDDRAAIILRAAELLAGPWRETLAASTMLGQSKTAQQAEIDTPCELVDFWRFNVHYARQILAEQPPANSPGVWNRLDHRPLEGFVYAITPFNFSAIAGNLPTAPALMGNVVVWKPSPTQTHAAVLLMRLLEEAGLPKGVINLLTGDGIEVSEVALEHRDLAGIHFTGSTKTFQYLWKTVGNNIEKYRSYPRLVGETGGKDFVVAHPSADPAVLKTALTRGAFEYQGQKCSATSRAYIPASIWNDGFKEQFAAEVDGIGMGDVTDLSNFIGAVIDERAFAKNKAAIDRAKEDPACTIVAGGSYDDSVGYFVRPTVIECSDPENEVFRTEYFGPILAVHVYEDDKYDEMLTQMESVSDYALTGSVIANDRAAAAYTAERLRYAAGNFYINDKSTGAVVGQQPFGGGRASGTNDKAGAPQNLLRWTLTRAIKETLVPPTDYTYPHMG; this is translated from the coding sequence ATGGACGCTGTGACCCAGGTCCCCACCCCCGTCAACGAGCCGGTGCACGGCTACGCCCCCGGCTCGCCCGAGCGTGCCCGCCTGGAGGCCAAGCTGAAGGAGCTGGCCGAGAACCCGATCGACCTGCCCTGCACCATCGGCGGCGTCCAGCGCATGGGCGGCGGCGAGGAGCTCCAGGTCGTGCAGCCGCACAACCACAAGTCCGTCCTCGGCACCTACCGCAACGCCACGCGGCAGGACGCCCAGGACGCCATCGACGCCGCGCTCGCCGCCGCGCCCGCCTGGCGCGCGATGTCCTTCGACGACCGCGCCGCGATCATCCTGCGCGCCGCAGAGCTGCTGGCCGGTCCCTGGCGCGAGACGCTGGCCGCCTCCACCATGCTCGGCCAGTCCAAGACCGCCCAGCAGGCCGAGATCGACACCCCGTGCGAGCTGGTCGACTTCTGGCGCTTCAACGTGCACTACGCCCGCCAGATCCTGGCCGAGCAGCCCCCGGCCAACTCCCCGGGCGTGTGGAACCGCCTGGACCACCGCCCGCTGGAGGGCTTCGTCTACGCGATCACGCCGTTCAACTTCAGCGCCATCGCGGGCAACCTGCCCACCGCCCCCGCGCTCATGGGCAACGTCGTGGTGTGGAAGCCGTCCCCGACCCAGACCCATGCCGCCGTCCTGCTGATGCGGCTCCTGGAGGAGGCGGGCCTGCCGAAGGGCGTCATCAACCTCCTCACCGGCGACGGCATCGAGGTCTCCGAGGTCGCTCTGGAGCACCGCGACCTCGCGGGCATCCACTTCACCGGTTCCACCAAGACCTTCCAGTACCTGTGGAAGACGGTCGGCAACAACATCGAGAAGTACCGCTCCTACCCGCGCCTGGTCGGCGAGACCGGCGGCAAGGACTTCGTCGTCGCCCACCCGTCGGCCGACCCCGCGGTCCTGAAGACGGCGCTCACCCGGGGCGCCTTCGAGTACCAGGGCCAGAAGTGCAGCGCCACCTCCCGCGCGTACATCCCGGCTTCGATCTGGAACGACGGCTTCAAGGAGCAGTTCGCGGCCGAGGTCGACGGCATCGGCATGGGCGATGTCACCGACCTGTCGAACTTCATCGGCGCCGTCATCGACGAGCGCGCCTTCGCGAAGAACAAGGCCGCGATCGACCGCGCCAAGGAGGACCCGGCCTGCACGATCGTCGCGGGCGGCTCCTACGACGACTCGGTGGGCTACTTCGTCCGTCCGACCGTCATCGAGTGCAGCGACCCGGAGAACGAGGTGTTCCGCACCGAGTACTTCGGCCCGATCCTCGCGGTCCACGTCTACGAGGACGACAAGTACGACGAGATGCTGACCCAGATGGAGTCGGTCTCGGACTACGCCCTGACGGGCTCGGTCATCGCGAACGACCGCGCTGCGGCGGCGTACACGGCCGAGAGGCTGCGCTACGCGGCCGGCAACTTCTACATCAACGACAAGTCGACCGGCGCCGTGGTCGGCCAGCAGCCCTTCGGCGGCGGCCGTGCCTCCGGCACGAACGACAAGGCGGGCGCCCCCCAGAACCTGCTGCGCTGGACCCTGACCCGCGCGATCAAGGAGACGCTGGTCCCGCCGACGGACTACACGTACCCGCACATGGGCTGA
- a CDS encoding alpha/beta fold hydrolase has product MLEDVAELLGDRSTVVRWDQRGCGRSQQCSGPWTSARFVADLDAVRRRFGLDRMALLGHSWGAQPALSHALTHPERVSALIHVSGTGIDSDDTWHPAYRENFLAGLGEQPEHLLRRRELTDRAERTDEEDRERAVLQWSIEFEDRERALEHAGRMADPWFGVNDECNRALKEERKRTWGTPELHAACRILDVPVLIVDGGRDIRPRPAVDSLERALPMVRRVVLPGAGHMPWTEDPQGFRQAVADVL; this is encoded by the coding sequence ATGTTGGAGGACGTGGCGGAACTGCTCGGGGACCGGTCCACGGTGGTCCGCTGGGACCAGCGCGGCTGCGGGCGGTCGCAGCAGTGCTCCGGACCCTGGACGAGCGCCCGCTTCGTGGCAGATCTCGACGCCGTACGACGGCGGTTCGGCCTCGACCGCATGGCTCTGCTCGGCCACTCCTGGGGCGCGCAGCCGGCGTTGAGCCACGCGCTGACGCACCCGGAGAGGGTGAGCGCGCTGATCCATGTCTCCGGTACGGGCATCGACTCGGACGACACCTGGCACCCCGCCTATCGTGAGAACTTCCTCGCCGGACTCGGTGAGCAGCCCGAACACCTGCTGCGCCGGCGGGAGTTGACCGACCGCGCCGAGCGCACCGATGAGGAGGACCGGGAGCGGGCCGTCCTGCAGTGGTCGATCGAGTTCGAGGACCGCGAGCGGGCTCTGGAGCACGCCGGACGCATGGCCGATCCCTGGTTCGGCGTCAACGACGAGTGCAACAGGGCCCTCAAGGAGGAGCGAAAGCGCACCTGGGGCACCCCGGAGCTGCACGCCGCCTGCCGAATCCTCGACGTGCCCGTGCTGATCGTCGACGGCGGCCGGGACATCCGTCCGCGTCCGGCGGTCGACTCCCTGGAACGGGCCCTGCCGATGGTGCGGCGGGTGGTCCTGCCCGGCGCCGGTCACATGCCCTGGACAGAGGACCCGCAGGGATTCCGCCAGGCGGTCGCGGACGTGCTGTGA
- a CDS encoding GNAT family N-acetyltransferase — MTVGVRTAHTADLDPAELRAVRALLDAAFDGDYDDDDWEHALGGMHVLVSDEQGLAAHGSVIQRRARYRKRWLRVGYVEGVGVRADVRRQGLGGRVMAEVERIIDRAYDLGALSASDDGAPLYAARGWRLWRGRLCGLGPRGVVRLRDDQDCTYVRPAAAGDLDFKRKLVFDWRDGDVL, encoded by the coding sequence GTGACAGTCGGAGTCCGTACCGCCCATACCGCCGACCTCGACCCCGCCGAGCTCCGGGCCGTGCGCGCGCTGCTCGATGCGGCGTTCGACGGGGACTACGACGATGACGACTGGGAGCACGCGCTCGGCGGGATGCACGTGCTCGTCAGCGACGAGCAGGGGCTCGCCGCACACGGGTCCGTCATCCAGCGACGCGCCCGGTACCGCAAGCGCTGGCTGCGCGTCGGGTACGTCGAGGGCGTGGGTGTCCGCGCCGACGTGCGGCGCCAGGGGCTCGGCGGGCGTGTCATGGCCGAAGTCGAGCGGATCATCGACCGCGCCTACGACCTCGGTGCGCTCTCCGCCAGCGACGACGGTGCCCCCCTCTACGCCGCCCGCGGCTGGCGGCTCTGGCGCGGCCGCCTGTGCGGCCTCGGCCCCCGCGGTGTCGTCCGTCTGCGTGACGACCAGGACTGCACCTATGTGCGCCCCGCCGCCGCGGGCGACCTCGACTTCAAGCGCAAGCTGGTCTTCGACTGGCGCGACGGTGACGTCCTCTGA